The following are from one region of the Periophthalmus magnuspinnatus isolate fPerMag1 chromosome 5, fPerMag1.2.pri, whole genome shotgun sequence genome:
- the LOC117371685 gene encoding nuclear receptor subfamily 1 group D member 1, translating to MDNSPGGGGVILYAGSSGSASPSPGSPSSGYQTQSPSCHSQPSSPEGGVSFQEIGALKQQPSQRGDQRGEQGGGATPKMVFQFPEVNNAPVAQISNAPSGNYNHPPAAKKLCTFSGTFTKTGGMVLLCKVCGDIASGFHYGVHACEGCKGFFRRSIQQNIHYKMCVKNENCLIMRMNRNRCQHCRFKKCLSVGMSRDAVRFGRIPKREKQRLLDEMQSYMNSLNESATVEMDLSPTPDTPCSPAPQQQPPNDPIPQSYRLLPSTQDEKPVLKMSPNNHSTFHTSPEQNQSIATTQTLHQEQQPPSNYQQICPKIENTSNSDIDNGNYGYHSQCPVSGSIAPQPYPTNHNSFETQNQTTCPWKLHAGAKVLACPLNSCPVAPAGRSSQEVWESFSQCFTPAVKEVVEFAKSIPGFQTLSQHDQVMLLKSGTFQVLMVRFCSLFDPKERTVTFLNGQTYALSSLRALGMGSLLDAMFDFSEKLGSMGLEPDEMALFMAVVLVSADRSGIVDTGAVEQLQENLIKALRSLITRRRPDDSTLFPKLLLRLPDLRTLNNQHSDKLLAFRIDP from the exons ATGGACAACAGCCCCGGAGGTG GTGGAGTGATCCTGTATGCGGGCTCGTCGGGCAGCGCCAGCCCCAGCCCTGGCAGTCCCTCCAGTGGGTACCAGACCCAATCCCCCTCCTGCCACTCCCAGCCCTCTTCACCCGAGGGAGGGGTGTCTTTCCAAGAGATCGGAGCCCTGAAACAACAGCCGTCGCAGAGGGGGGACCAGAGGGGGGAGCAAGGGGGAGGAGCCACGCCCAAAATGGTCTTTCAGTTTCCTGAAGTCAACAATGCCCCCGTTGCCCAGATCTCAAACGCACCATCTGGGAACTACAACCACCCCCCAGCAGCTAAAAAGCTGTGCACTTTCAGCGGTACCTTCACCA AAACTGGAGGAATGGTGCTGCTGTGTAAAGTTTGTGGggacattgcatcaggtttccACTATGGAGTCCACGCATGTGAAGGCTGCAAG GGTTTCTTCCGGCGCAGTATTCAGCAGAACATCCACTACAAGATGTGTGTGAAGAACGAGAACTGTCTGATCATGAGGATGAACCGGAACCGCTGTCAGCACTGCCGCTTTAAGAAGTGCCTCTCTGTCGGCATGTCCCGTGACG CTGTGCGATTCGGCCGTATCCCGAAACGTGAGAAACAGCGCCTCCTAGATGAGATGCAGAGTTACATGAACAGTCTGAACGAGTCCGCTACAGTCGAGATGGATCTGTCCCCGACTCCGGACACGCCCTGCAGCCCCGCTCCCCAACAACAACCCCCCAACGACCCTATCCCGCAATCCTACCGCCTCCTCCCAAGCACCCAGGATGAAAAACCGGTCCTCAAGATGTCCCCCAACAACCATAGCACTTTTCACACCAGCCCGGAGCAGAACCAATCCATCGCGACCACTCAGACGTTGCATCAGGAGCAGCAGCCGCCGTCAAACTACCAACAGATCTGCCCCAAAATTGAGAATACGTCCAACTCAGATATCGATAATGGGAACTATGGCTATCACAGCCAGTGTCCAGTGAGTGGCAGTATCGCGCCCCAGCCATATCCCACCAATCACAACAGCTTTGAGACGCAAAACCAGACGACGTGTCCATGGAAGCTCCACGCAGGGGCAAAAGTGTTG GCGTGTCCTCTGAACTCGTGCCCCGTGGCTCCTGCGGGTCGTTCCAGTCAGGAGGTGTGGGAGTCTTTCTCTCAATGCTTCACCCCGGCCGTTAAAGAGGTGGTGGAATTCGCCAAGAGCATCCCCGGCTTCCAGACCCTGAGCCAACACGACCAGGTCATGCTGCTCAAGTCCGGCACTTTCCAG GTTTTGATGGTGAGGTTTTGCTCCCTGTTCGACCCCAAAGAGCGAACGGTGACCTTCCTGAACGGACAGACGTACGCTCTGTCATCTCTGCGTGCTCTGGGCATGGGTTCGCTGCTCGATGCCATGTTTGATTTCAGTGAGAAGCTCGGATCGATGGGACTGGAGCCCGACGAGATGGCACTGTTTATGGCTGTGGTGCTGGTGTCGGCAG ACCGTTCTGGCATCGTTGACACCGGAGCCGTGGAGCAGCTTCAGGAGAACTTAATAAAAGCCCTGCGCTCCCTCATCACCAGACGTCGCCCGGACGACAGCACCCTCTTCCCCAAACTGTTGCTACGGCTACCAGACCTCCGCACCCTTAACAACCAACACTCAGACAAGCTCCTCGCCTTCCGCATCGACCCTTGA